In Lusitaniella coriacea LEGE 07157, the following are encoded in one genomic region:
- a CDS encoding DUF3086 domain-containing protein produces MSPDESQTPEEKLEQAFIADSDGESQDLNIEGDAEEKESSDAPLEVEARLDPLPELRMDAPSQEDTTTSDEKPLDAIAPETTQEEPPTPDVEEEEEEDFAQQQDIAALSQQKQALEAEIQTLQAQKEQLLSQQTAEVQALLEQMVREGTRELEKRRKSLQGSIEQLERRRERIREEMRTSFAGVSQDMAIRVQGFKDYLVGSLQDLSAAAEQLELPAFEPPPRERPRDERRMPPQEETPSPRFAKQGFQEQRKQISSILDRYRTRPDYYGPPWQLRRTFEPIHAERVQNWFFSQGGRGAIRTMGSRLQNILIASSVIAVTHNLYPDRSRTLVLANTPERLGEWRRGLQDCLGISRGDFGPSRGITLFESPEALVQKAERLVDGKQLPLIIIDETEDRIDLSLLQFPLWLAFAPDPSQMSSYMY; encoded by the coding sequence ATGAGTCCAGACGAATCGCAAACCCCAGAGGAAAAATTAGAGCAAGCCTTCATCGCCGATTCCGATGGCGAATCCCAAGACTTGAATATCGAAGGAGATGCAGAGGAGAAAGAGTCTTCTGATGCCCCCTTAGAGGTTGAGGCACGTCTCGATCCCTTACCCGAATTGAGGATGGATGCCCCCTCGCAGGAGGATACAACAACTTCTGATGAAAAACCCCTAGACGCGATCGCGCCAGAAACCACTCAAGAAGAACCTCCTACCCCCGATGTTGAGGAGGAAGAAGAAGAAGATTTCGCTCAACAGCAGGATATAGCCGCCCTCTCCCAGCAAAAACAGGCACTCGAAGCGGAAATTCAAACCCTGCAAGCCCAAAAAGAACAACTCCTCTCCCAACAAACCGCAGAAGTGCAAGCGCTCCTAGAACAAATGGTGCGGGAGGGAACGCGAGAATTAGAAAAACGCAGGAAATCCCTTCAAGGCTCCATCGAGCAGTTAGAACGCCGTCGGGAGCGGATTCGCGAAGAAATGCGGACGAGTTTTGCCGGAGTCTCCCAGGACATGGCAATTCGGGTACAAGGATTTAAAGATTATTTAGTCGGGAGCTTGCAGGACTTATCCGCCGCCGCCGAACAGTTGGAATTACCGGCATTTGAGCCGCCACCGCGCGAACGCCCCAGAGACGAGCGTCGAATGCCCCCACAAGAAGAGACTCCCTCGCCAAGATTTGCCAAGCAAGGGTTTCAGGAACAACGGAAGCAAATTAGTAGCATTCTCGATCGCTATCGCACCCGCCCGGATTATTATGGCCCTCCGTGGCAACTGCGCCGTACTTTCGAGCCGATTCACGCCGAGCGCGTGCAAAATTGGTTCTTTTCCCAAGGGGGACGTGGCGCAATTCGGACAATGGGCAGTCGCTTGCAAAATATTCTAATTGCTTCGTCAGTCATTGCCGTAACCCACAATCTCTACCCAGATCGATCGCGCACCTTGGTTTTAGCCAACACCCCCGAACGGTTGGGAGAGTGGCGCAGGGGGCTACAAGACTGTTTGGGCATCTCTCGCGGCGATTTTGGCCCTTCGCGGGGAATAACGCTGTTTGAGTCGCCAGAAGCCCTCGTACAGAAAGCAGAGCGCTTGGTTGATGGCAAACAATTGCCGTTAATCATTATTGACGAGACAGAGGATCGCATTGACTTGTCCCTGCTACAATTCCCTCTCTGGCTTGCTTTTGCGCCCGATCCCAGTCAGATGTCTAGCTATATGTATTAA
- the plsY gene encoding glycerol-3-phosphate 1-O-acyltransferase PlsY — translation MTTQLIASGLFVLLGYLLGSIPTGFLMGKLLKGIDIREYGSGSTGATNVLRTVGKGAAIAVLVIDLLKGAAAPGMVKGFYAIAPAGILPDTWQPWLVTLTALVAIIGHSKSVWLKFSGGKSAASGLGVLLVMNPLIALGTLGIFALVLAISRIVSLGSICSAIAANGLMLFLHQPPPYCVFAALAGLYVVLRHRSNIQRILAGVEPTIGQKLQEKPE, via the coding sequence ATGACTACTCAACTCATCGCTAGCGGACTGTTCGTACTTCTCGGCTACCTATTGGGTTCCATTCCAACAGGATTTTTGATGGGCAAATTGCTCAAAGGGATCGATATTCGCGAATACGGTTCCGGTTCGACGGGAGCAACCAACGTGTTGAGAACCGTGGGGAAAGGAGCCGCGATCGCGGTTTTGGTCATCGATCTGCTCAAAGGAGCCGCCGCACCGGGGATGGTAAAAGGATTTTACGCGATCGCGCCCGCAGGAATTTTACCGGACACTTGGCAACCTTGGCTCGTTACCCTAACTGCCCTAGTCGCAATTATCGGTCATAGTAAATCCGTTTGGCTCAAGTTTAGCGGGGGAAAATCCGCCGCATCGGGACTGGGGGTTTTATTAGTAATGAATCCTCTTATCGCTTTGGGAACATTGGGCATTTTCGCCCTCGTTCTCGCGATATCGCGAATTGTCTCCTTGGGTTCCATTTGCAGCGCGATCGCGGCGAACGGATTGATGCTCTTCCTCCATCAGCCGCCCCCCTACTGTGTCTTTGCCGCTCTTGCTGGGTTATACGTGGTTCTGCGCCATCGTAGCAATATTCAACGGATTTTAGCGGGAGTTGAGCCAACAATCGGGCAGAAGTTGCAAGAGAAACCGGAATAA
- a CDS encoding tetratricopeptide repeat protein, with the protein MEWIEFLDSVAIKHKLTPEQRETLKVRLDKRNDDKSNIQISNDLHISEALLKKRLSELYKIFESGCPDLARSKSRGKLEALRACLWKKYERQQSQPPQPETIGIPNNLPLSGVVKFVGQEKALETVHEKLQEAATVAITSVSGMGGVGKTELALQYAYQKLKEEAYPGGICWVNVRAKDAGIAIVEFARIQLGLPEPPDTLENVPQQVEWVCRRWKREPVLLVLDDVVDYGQVKSYLDKLDSRFRVLMTTRLQLGTAAKRLELPVLKRAAAFRLLRVLVADDKRMAADVRAAKALCEWVGYLPLGLELVGRYLEKKQDLSLAGMVGRLEDKRLAAQALIKTKEKQKKYQQDMTAQLGVAAAFELSWVELPEEARVLCGLLSIFALAPIPWQLVEQCLPEWDEEELEDCRDEELLGRNLLSRVERGNYQLHQLIREFFGVKLAEELGKGAEALRQRFAVVLTEVAKTIPQTTTLTDIARVEEALPHLAVVAEGLTYLLEGEDAINPFVRLAWVAQTQSRWPEAEHWHTACLEMTETRFGSNHSSTAISLNNLAELYRAMGRYSKAETLYKRSLHICEIQFGDHPLTATSLNNLGLLYKFMGRYSEAEPLYKRSLQIREALLNNQHPHIAQSLNNLAELYRIMGDYSAAESLFVRALKIDEKSYNKEHPEIATDFNNLAGLYHLIGRDTKAEILYQEALRIRKMKLGSEHPLTIQSLNNLAALYYVVGRYGEAEPLYLRTLEILTQGLPKNHPHIQTAWGNFYYLIQQALQNRKAGELSAHPLTQGILQEIQGTSNG; encoded by the coding sequence ATGGAGTGGATTGAATTTCTCGATAGCGTTGCCATCAAACACAAGCTGACCCCAGAGCAACGAGAAACGCTGAAAGTTCGTTTAGATAAGCGCAATGACGACAAGAGCAATATTCAGATTTCAAACGATCTCCATATTTCAGAAGCTCTGCTGAAAAAACGTTTGAGCGAACTTTATAAAATATTTGAGTCAGGTTGCCCGGATTTAGCCCGTTCCAAAAGTCGAGGCAAATTGGAAGCGTTGAGAGCGTGTCTGTGGAAGAAATACGAACGCCAACAATCTCAACCGCCTCAACCCGAAACCATAGGCATTCCCAACAATTTGCCATTGAGTGGGGTGGTGAAGTTTGTCGGGCAAGAAAAAGCCCTGGAAACCGTACACGAGAAGTTGCAGGAAGCCGCAACAGTGGCGATTACCTCCGTGTCGGGGATGGGAGGCGTGGGAAAAACGGAGTTGGCGTTGCAGTATGCCTATCAAAAGCTCAAGGAGGAAGCCTATCCCGGTGGCATTTGTTGGGTGAATGTCAGGGCGAAAGATGCAGGGATTGCGATTGTGGAGTTTGCGCGGATTCAATTGGGATTGCCCGAACCGCCGGATACGCTGGAAAATGTGCCGCAACAGGTGGAGTGGGTTTGTCGGCGCTGGAAAAGAGAACCCGTCTTGCTCGTGTTGGATGACGTAGTGGATTACGGGCAGGTGAAGTCTTATTTGGACAAGTTAGACTCGCGCTTTCGGGTGTTGATGACGACGCGGTTGCAGTTGGGAACTGCGGCAAAGCGGTTGGAGTTACCCGTGCTGAAACGGGCGGCAGCTTTCCGGTTGCTGCGGGTGTTGGTGGCGGATGATAAACGGATGGCTGCCGATGTGCGGGCGGCAAAGGCGCTGTGCGAGTGGGTGGGGTATTTGCCTTTGGGATTGGAGTTGGTAGGGCGGTATTTAGAGAAGAAGCAGGATTTGAGTTTGGCGGGAATGGTGGGGCGGTTGGAGGACAAACGGCTGGCGGCGCAGGCATTGATTAAAACCAAGGAGAAGCAGAAGAAGTATCAGCAGGACATGACCGCACAGCTTGGGGTTGCTGCGGCGTTTGAGTTGAGTTGGGTGGAATTGCCGGAAGAAGCGCGGGTGTTGTGCGGGTTGTTGAGTATCTTTGCTTTGGCTCCCATTCCTTGGCAATTGGTGGAACAGTGCTTGCCAGAGTGGGATGAGGAGGAATTGGAAGATTGCCGCGATGAGGAATTGTTGGGACGGAATTTGCTGTCGCGAGTGGAACGAGGGAACTATCAACTGCATCAACTGATTCGCGAGTTCTTTGGGGTGAAGTTGGCAGAGGAGTTGGGCAAAGGGGCGGAGGCATTGCGCCAGCGATTTGCTGTCGTGCTGACAGAGGTGGCGAAAACCATTCCTCAAACCACGACATTAACAGACATTGCGCGGGTAGAAGAAGCATTGCCGCACTTAGCAGTCGTTGCAGAAGGGTTAACGTACTTGCTGGAAGGCGAGGACGCAATTAATCCATTCGTCAGATTAGCATGGGTCGCACAGACACAAAGCCGTTGGCCAGAGGCAGAACATTGGCACACTGCTTGTCTGGAAATGACCGAAACTCGCTTCGGTAGCAATCATTCGTCTACTGCTATTAGCCTGAATAACTTGGCGGAACTTTACAGAGCAATGGGACGCTACAGCAAAGCTGAAACCCTATATAAGCGTTCGCTCCATATTTGCGAAATTCAATTCGGCGATCATCCTCTCACCGCTACTAGCCTCAACAATTTGGGATTACTCTACAAATTTATGGGACGCTACAGCGAAGCAGAACCCCTATACAAGCGTTCGCTCCAAATCCGGGAAGCTTTATTAAATAATCAGCATCCTCACATTGCCCAAAGTCTCAATAATTTAGCAGAACTTTACAGAATAATGGGAGACTATAGCGCAGCCGAATCTTTGTTCGTGCGAGCGCTTAAGATTGACGAAAAGTCTTACAACAAAGAGCATCCTGAAATTGCTACGGACTTCAATAATTTAGCAGGACTCTACCACTTAATAGGGCGCGATACCAAAGCCGAAATTTTGTATCAGGAGGCACTCCGAATTAGAAAAATGAAATTAGGCAGCGAGCATCCTCTCACTATCCAAAGCCTCAATAACTTGGCAGCACTCTACTATGTAGTAGGACGCTACGGGGAAGCCGAACCGTTATACTTGCGAACGTTAGAAATTTTGACCCAAGGCCTTCCCAAAAACCATCCCCATATTCAAACCGCTTGGGGCAATTTCTACTACCTCATCCAGCAAGCGTTGCAGAACAGGAAAGCGGGGGAGTTGTCGGCGCATCCGTTGACGCAGGGGATTTTGCAGGAGATTCAAGGTACAAGCAATGGCTAA
- the trpB gene encoding tryptophan synthase subunit beta, translating to MTTTPLSPSPSNSQPDALGRFGQFGGKYVPETLMPALSELEEAYNRYCKDPDFQQELQGLLRDYVGRPSPLYFAERLSERYARPDGTGSQIYLKREDLNHTGAHKINNALAQVLLAKRMSKKRIIAETGAGQHGVATATVCARFGLECVIYMGVQDMERQALNVFRMRLLGATVQPVEAGTGTLKDATSEAIRDWVTNVETTHYILGSVAGPHPYPKIVRDFHAIIGQETRQQCQEKWGGLPDILLACVGGGSNAMGLFYEFVKDSSVRLIGVEAAGEGAETDKHAATLTKGRPGVLHGAMSYLLQDTEGQVLEAHSISAGLDYPGVGPEHSYLKETQRAEYYSVTDDEAVAAFQRVSQLEGIIPALETSHALAYLETLCPQLDGSPRIVLNCSGRGDKDVQTVAKYLDNK from the coding sequence GTGACAACTACACCCCTTTCTCCCTCCCCCTCCAACAGCCAACCCGACGCACTAGGGCGTTTTGGACAATTTGGTGGAAAATACGTGCCAGAAACCCTCATGCCCGCCCTCAGCGAGCTAGAGGAAGCCTACAATCGCTATTGCAAGGATCCCGACTTCCAGCAAGAATTGCAAGGTCTGCTACGCGACTACGTTGGGCGACCCAGCCCCCTCTACTTCGCCGAACGCCTGAGCGAACGCTACGCGCGCCCTGATGGAACGGGCTCCCAAATTTACCTCAAACGAGAAGACCTCAACCACACCGGCGCGCACAAGATTAATAACGCCCTTGCCCAAGTATTACTCGCCAAGCGCATGAGCAAAAAGCGCATCATTGCTGAAACAGGCGCGGGTCAACACGGCGTTGCAACCGCAACCGTTTGCGCCCGATTTGGCTTGGAATGTGTCATTTATATGGGCGTTCAGGACATGGAACGTCAGGCATTGAACGTCTTCCGAATGCGTTTATTAGGAGCAACCGTACAGCCCGTCGAAGCCGGAACCGGAACCCTCAAAGATGCCACCTCAGAAGCCATTCGCGACTGGGTAACGAACGTTGAAACAACCCACTACATCCTTGGTTCTGTTGCGGGCCCTCACCCTTACCCCAAAATCGTGCGAGATTTTCACGCAATCATCGGTCAAGAAACCCGCCAACAGTGTCAGGAAAAATGGGGCGGACTTCCCGATATTCTCCTCGCTTGCGTGGGCGGAGGGTCAAATGCAATGGGGCTATTTTATGAATTTGTCAAAGACTCCAGCGTGCGCCTGATTGGGGTGGAAGCGGCTGGGGAAGGAGCGGAAACCGACAAACACGCTGCCACCTTAACCAAAGGTCGTCCGGGTGTTCTGCACGGGGCAATGAGCTATCTGCTGCAAGATACGGAAGGGCAAGTCCTAGAAGCCCATTCGATTAGTGCGGGATTGGATTATCCCGGCGTGGGACCCGAACACAGCTATCTCAAGGAAACCCAACGCGCAGAATATTACAGCGTTACGGATGATGAGGCGGTTGCAGCATTTCAGCGCGTTTCTCAACTAGAAGGGATCATTCCCGCTCTCGAAACGTCCCATGCCTTAGCTTACCTAGAAACCCTTTGTCCGCAACTCGATGGCAGTCCGCGCATTGTGTTGAATTGTTCCGGACGCGGCGATAAGGACGTGCAAACGGTGGCGAAGTATTTGGATAACAAATAG
- a CDS encoding translation initiation factor, whose amino-acid sequence MASQKKRIVYQEFGSTDNSAATERATRDLPPNQQDLRVQTSRKGRKGKTVTIVSGFECKPETLATLLKKLKTQCGTGGTVKDNTLELQGEHPQKLVELLTKMGYRAKRSGG is encoded by the coding sequence ATGGCTTCTCAAAAAAAACGTATTGTCTATCAAGAATTTGGTTCTACGGATAATTCCGCCGCAACAGAACGAGCAACGCGGGATTTACCACCAAACCAACAAGATTTGCGCGTACAGACTTCTCGTAAAGGGAGGAAAGGGAAAACCGTAACTATCGTTTCGGGATTTGAGTGCAAACCTGAAACCCTTGCAACGTTGCTCAAAAAACTCAAAACCCAGTGTGGAACGGGGGGAACGGTGAAGGACAACACCCTGGAACTACAAGGGGAACATCCTCAAAAATTGGTAGAACTGCTGACGAAGATGGGTTACCGTGCCAAGCGCAGTGGAGGTTAA
- a CDS encoding LmeA family phospholipid-binding protein, whose amino-acid sequence MLLLKKRGIGEQALNKIAQMAINSQFNQAQRLNVRVKTDPNLLAQGHLESLLIDGAGLVMQNNLRLQAMNITMGRVSVSPLKALMGNIQLLEPSHGKACFVFSNADLTHAFQAQTTHRLRDEFRLSLGSQAVTMTHHNVTCRILASGKIAIHGEVRVKETKETHPIGICATPKMLPGKLGVFFDGVQSLRGREIAPELTQWVLKKITAIANLENFELPGLSLQINQFEAAEGTLTLQATTKMTKLPA is encoded by the coding sequence GTGTTGTTACTGAAAAAGAGAGGGATTGGAGAGCAAGCCCTGAATAAAATCGCGCAAATGGCGATTAATTCCCAATTTAACCAAGCTCAACGCCTCAATGTTCGCGTGAAAACAGACCCTAACCTTTTGGCACAAGGTCATTTAGAATCTCTTTTAATTGATGGTGCGGGATTGGTGATGCAAAATAATCTGCGTCTCCAGGCAATGAATATTACAATGGGGCGCGTTTCGGTCAGTCCTCTAAAAGCGCTTATGGGCAATATTCAATTGCTCGAACCCAGTCATGGCAAGGCTTGCTTTGTTTTTTCTAATGCGGATCTGACCCATGCTTTCCAAGCACAAACAACGCACCGATTAAGGGATGAGTTTAGGCTCTCACTTGGAAGTCAAGCCGTCACGATGACTCATCACAATGTAACCTGTCGTATTCTGGCTAGTGGGAAGATTGCGATTCATGGGGAGGTCCGGGTTAAAGAAACCAAAGAGACTCACCCCATTGGTATCTGTGCAACGCCCAAAATGCTTCCTGGCAAATTGGGTGTTTTCTTTGATGGGGTACAGTCTCTTCGAGGACGAGAAATTGCACCGGAACTGACTCAATGGGTATTGAAGAAGATTACCGCGATCGCGAACCTGGAAAATTTTGAATTGCCGGGACTCTCGCTGCAAATTAATCAATTTGAAGCCGCAGAGGGGACTTTGACTTTGCAAGCAACCACAAAAATGACGAAGTTACCCGCTTAG
- a CDS encoding ribosomal maturation YjgA family protein: MTRLNTARAIALLSMLIIVPIGFWSKFYNGLGQEWFNNSLGGILYEIFWCLFFFFWIPHRKAVVQIPVWVFGITSLIEILQLWKTPILDAMRSTLIGRLFLGTTFVWSDFLYYVLGCLLGWLGLRQIWQFSQHEKERR, from the coding sequence GTGACAAGATTGAATACTGCGCGCGCGATCGCGCTCCTTTCAATGTTAATTATTGTCCCTATCGGTTTCTGGTCGAAATTCTACAACGGTTTGGGACAAGAATGGTTCAATAATTCTCTCGGCGGCATTCTCTACGAAATTTTTTGGTGTTTGTTTTTCTTCTTCTGGATTCCCCATCGAAAAGCTGTCGTGCAAATTCCCGTTTGGGTTTTTGGAATCACCAGTCTGATTGAAATCCTGCAACTGTGGAAAACGCCGATTTTGGATGCAATGCGCTCGACTCTCATCGGACGACTTTTCCTCGGTACGACGTTTGTCTGGTCGGATTTTCTGTACTATGTTTTGGGATGTCTGTTGGGTTGGTTGGGGTTGCGGCAAATCTGGCAATTCAGCCAACACGAGAAGGAACGACGTTGA